AATTTACACCCGTACAGTCGCGATCGGCCCTTAGAGGGTAGCTACTGCTCCATGAGGGCGTATAACTATTCTGCTGCAAGCAGTATGACGCATACGCTAGGCCGGACTCTGCTGCCTCGCGGGCAAGCTCATTATAGTACTGGCGATCTAGCGCCGAGCGGATACTCTCAGTCGCCGTGATGGCCGATACGAGAACAATCAGCATAACAACCGAAGCGATCAAAATCGTCGGCAACGCGAACCCTTCAGTTTTGCGCCTAGTCCATATCATTTACTATATTTATAGAGCATAAGCGTGACATTAGCAATCATTTCGTGGTACACTATATGCAGTATAGTAATTGAGGGAAGTATCAAAAATGAGTGATGCATCACAAACAGACGACGCAAAAATAACCATTTACTCCACAACATGGTGTGCGTTCTGCAAGACAGAAAAACAATACCTAGACAAACTTGGTATTCCTTTTGTTGAAAAAGATATCGAAGAGGATAAAGAAGCATATGAGGAGCTCATGGCCAAAAGTGGCGAGGGCGGGTACCAAGGTGTTCCTGTAACAGACA
The window above is part of the Candidatus Chromulinivoraceae bacterium genome. Proteins encoded here:
- a CDS encoding glutaredoxin domain-containing protein, with the protein product MSDASQTDDAKITIYSTTWCAFCKTEKQYLDKLGIPFVEKDIEEDKEAYEELMAKSGEGGYQGVPVTDIAGTLVLGFDRRKIDTLIKEKGITPVPAAA